From the genome of Sporolituus thermophilus DSM 23256, one region includes:
- a CDS encoding DUF3343 domain-containing protein, translated as MSLLCGIITFYSSQHAVQAEKVLAREGFTVELIPGPKDISPNCGVALKCDRDRLLAVGETLRRHQVMFEACHEYCLQQQKSLLDKLLGR; from the coding sequence ATGAGTTTGCTTTGCGGAATTATAACCTTTTATTCCTCCCAACATGCCGTTCAGGCCGAGAAAGTGTTGGCCCGGGAGGGATTCACGGTCGAACTGATACCGGGGCCGAAAGACATCAGCCCTAACTGCGGCGTGGCGCTAAAATGCGACCGCGACCGCCTGCTGGCGGTCGGTGAAACGCTGCGCCGGCATCAGGTAATGTTTGAAGCCTGTCATGAATATTGTCTCCAGCAGCAAAAGTCGCTGCTTGACAAACTGCTAGGGCGGTGA
- a CDS encoding aminotransferase class V-fold PLP-dependent enzyme — MPIYLDNAATSWPKDPAVLAAMAEYLAAAGGNPGRSGHTMSAAAARIVFDARENIARLFFCAAPERVIFTKNATEALNMVLFGCLKPGDHVITTSMEHNAVMRPLRRLEKDGVHLTVVPCDSTGQLEPQAVRRAITPRTRLVVMTHASNVAGTIMPIAEVGRITREAGVLFAVDAAQTAGSEEINVADDNIDFLAFTGHKGLGGPQGTGGLVIGEGVELPPLIYGGTGSLSESEYQPDFLPDKLESGTLNAVGIAGLGAAVAKLNAGDLDGIRWHKRELMAKLIAGLQDIRGITIYGARTPAHNAGVISINMAGMVCSEVGLVLDRVFGIMTRTGLHCAPAAHKTLGTFPQGTVRLSVGPFTTAAEIDQTLNALSQIAEKVRCGL, encoded by the coding sequence ATGCCAATCTATCTTGATAATGCCGCAACGTCATGGCCGAAGGACCCGGCCGTGCTGGCGGCGATGGCTGAGTATCTGGCCGCAGCCGGTGGCAATCCCGGCCGCTCGGGCCACACCATGTCGGCCGCCGCTGCCCGGATCGTTTTTGATGCCCGGGAGAATATCGCCCGCCTATTTTTCTGTGCCGCGCCCGAGCGGGTGATTTTTACCAAAAATGCCACTGAAGCGCTAAACATGGTATTATTTGGCTGTCTGAAACCAGGCGACCATGTAATAACAACCAGTATGGAGCATAATGCCGTTATGCGGCCGTTGCGCCGGTTGGAAAAGGACGGCGTTCATCTGACCGTTGTCCCTTGTGACAGTACCGGCCAGCTTGAACCGCAGGCGGTGCGGCGGGCTATAACCCCTCGCACGCGGCTGGTGGTCATGACCCATGCGTCCAATGTGGCCGGTACGATCATGCCGATTGCCGAGGTGGGCCGCATTACCCGGGAAGCAGGCGTGCTTTTTGCCGTCGATGCCGCGCAAACGGCGGGCAGCGAAGAGATTAACGTTGCTGACGACAATATAGATTTTCTGGCCTTTACCGGTCATAAGGGCCTTGGTGGGCCGCAGGGGACGGGGGGATTGGTTATCGGGGAAGGGGTTGAGCTGCCGCCGCTAATTTATGGCGGCACCGGCAGTTTGTCCGAGTCGGAATACCAGCCCGATTTTCTTCCCGATAAGCTGGAAAGCGGTACGCTCAATGCCGTCGGAATCGCCGGTCTCGGCGCCGCCGTGGCGAAGCTGAACGCGGGTGACCTGGACGGCATCAGATGGCATAAGCGGGAACTGATGGCGAAACTTATAGCCGGGCTGCAGGATATCCGGGGTATAACCATATATGGCGCCCGAACGCCGGCGCATAATGCCGGGGTTATCTCCATAAATATGGCCGGCATGGTCTGTTCTGAAGTCGGTCTGGTGCTGGACCGCGTGTTCGGCATTATGACCAGAACGGGTTTGCATTGCGCGCCGGCGGCCCATAAAACGCTGGGGACTTTTCCCCAAGGGACCGTCAGGCTCAGCGTCGGCCCATTTACGACTGCGGCGGAGATCGACCAGACGCTTAACGCCTTAAGCCAAATCGCGGAAAAGGTACGGTGCGGTCTATGA
- a CDS encoding 4Fe-4S dicluster domain-containing protein, with protein MQVTRRTFLKISGTAIVTAAAFGATGALPVNAELVRPPGAVAEADFRYLCLRCHQCIDTCPEKALASAHLGDGWSNAATPVLASGCTLCMKCTQVCPSGALTPIAPQAAKMGTAVILEKECVGCDKCIKPCPTGAISKVPGKRLVQVDPAKCTGCMNCVKACPVTPVAIKVTAAGAKRLPFSAAKG; from the coding sequence TTGCAAGTCACACGGCGTACCTTTTTAAAAATATCAGGGACAGCAATTGTCACAGCGGCTGCCTTCGGCGCCACCGGCGCGTTGCCAGTCAATGCCGAGCTGGTAAGGCCGCCGGGCGCGGTGGCGGAAGCGGACTTTCGGTATTTGTGCCTGCGTTGCCACCAGTGTATCGACACATGTCCGGAAAAAGCGCTGGCTTCGGCTCACTTAGGTGATGGCTGGAGCAACGCCGCCACACCGGTGCTGGCCTCGGGCTGCACGCTGTGCATGAAATGCACCCAGGTCTGTCCCAGCGGGGCGCTCACGCCCATAGCGCCGCAAGCAGCGAAAATGGGCACGGCGGTGATTTTAGAAAAAGAATGTGTTGGCTGTGACAAGTGCATTAAACCGTGTCCAACCGGGGCCATCAGTAAAGTGCCGGGCAAACGGCTGGTGCAGGTCGACCCGGCGAAATGCACCGGCTGTATGAACTGTGTAAAAGCCTGTCCGGTAACACCGGTAGCCATCAAAGTAACGGCAGCAGGGGCCAAGCGTCTGCCTTTCAGCGCTGCCAAGGGGTGA
- the tatC gene encoding twin-arginine translocase subunit TatC: MDQTRLSLVEHLTDLRKAIIVALLSLLIATAIGYCLAPSLFITLKKVLPVANIVYFGPIDGLYLHIRLAILLGLVLAFPAIAASLVWFVAPGLYRQEKAVLLSGGTVAVALFGLGAVYSLFVLLPRVMDFLLAFAPAGMMPLIAGEEYLNFIVSFLVYTGLAFNLPLLFFVLLRYNLVSPAFVAGQRKACFGLLTGLTLLLAPGGDLAAQLLLALPLYLLFEVALYTARLVKKYSIQLWR; the protein is encoded by the coding sequence GTGGACCAAACACGGCTAAGCCTGGTCGAACATTTAACAGATCTGCGCAAGGCGATCATTGTTGCCCTGCTTTCGTTGCTCATTGCCACCGCGATCGGCTACTGCCTGGCGCCGTCCCTGTTTATAACTCTGAAGAAAGTGCTGCCTGTCGCCAATATTGTTTATTTCGGGCCCATCGACGGCTTGTACCTTCATATCCGCCTGGCGATACTTTTAGGATTAGTGTTGGCGTTCCCGGCCATTGCCGCAAGCCTGGTCTGGTTTGTGGCTCCCGGCTTATACCGGCAGGAAAAGGCGGTGCTTCTGTCTGGCGGGACAGTGGCCGTGGCGCTCTTTGGCCTGGGGGCGGTTTACTCCCTGTTTGTGCTGCTGCCACGGGTCATGGACTTTTTGCTTGCCTTCGCCCCTGCCGGCATGATGCCGTTAATTGCCGGGGAAGAGTATCTGAACTTTATTGTTTCTTTTCTCGTTTATACCGGCCTTGCCTTTAATCTGCCCCTCTTATTCTTTGTCCTGCTACGGTACAACCTTGTATCGCCGGCCTTTGTGGCCGGCCAGCGCAAGGCTTGTTTCGGGTTATTGACCGGCCTCACGTTGTTGCTTGCGCCAGGAGGAGACCTTGCTGCGCAGCTATTGCTCGCGCTGCCCCTTTATCTCTTATTTGAAGTTGCGCTGTATACGGCCAGACTTGTCAAAAAGTACAGTATTCAGTTATGGAGGTGA